A region of Myxococcota bacterium DNA encodes the following proteins:
- a CDS encoding Crp/Fnr family transcriptional regulator — protein MSPRDERIQRLQKTALFGATAEETVAFVLERAPEVRVSAGEWFFREDERGTAIYWLEEGQVAIHKRRAGHEVALRRLEVGDCFGEVALFDFGPRSASVRAVEDCLALEISSALLREVAERDLEQFTLLTMNLGRELARRLRAVEEHLFEVTRAWARDEPTPLT, from the coding sequence GTGAGCCCGCGTGACGAGCGGATTCAACGCCTCCAGAAGACGGCCCTGTTCGGCGCCACCGCCGAAGAGACGGTGGCCTTCGTCCTGGAACGAGCACCCGAGGTCCGCGTTTCGGCCGGGGAGTGGTTCTTCCGCGAAGACGAGCGCGGCACGGCGATCTATTGGCTCGAAGAAGGTCAGGTCGCCATTCACAAACGCCGCGCCGGCCACGAGGTGGCGCTGCGCCGCCTCGAGGTGGGCGACTGCTTCGGCGAGGTCGCCCTGTTCGACTTCGGCCCGCGCAGCGCCTCGGTGCGGGCCGTCGAGGATTGCCTGGCCCTCGAGATCTCGAGCGCGTTGCTCCGTGAAGTGGCCGAGCGCGATCTCGAGCAGTTCACGTTGCTCACGATGAACCTCGGGCGCGAGCTGGCCCGGCGCCTGCGCGCCGTCGAGGAACACCTCTTCGAGGTGACGCGCGCCTGGGCCCGCGACGAACCGACGCCCCTCACCTAG
- a CDS encoding PaaI family thioesterase codes for MSDALHEALQKTTVGFYPELLGVRFVSASKTEIAGELEVRRDLCTLPGRAHGGVLMSFADILGAYGAVLNLPEGASTTTLESKTNFFAAGPEGGTLRGVATPLHVGRTTMVWQTRITTEDKLVALVTQTQMVLLPKAS; via the coding sequence ATGTCGGACGCTCTGCACGAAGCCCTTCAGAAGACCACGGTCGGGTTCTATCCGGAGCTGCTCGGCGTGCGCTTCGTCTCGGCGTCGAAGACCGAGATCGCGGGGGAGCTCGAGGTGCGCCGTGACCTGTGTACGCTCCCCGGCCGGGCGCATGGCGGCGTGCTGATGAGCTTCGCAGACATCCTCGGCGCCTACGGAGCCGTCCTCAACCTTCCCGAGGGCGCGAGCACGACCACCCTCGAGTCGAAGACCAACTTCTTCGCCGCGGGCCCGGAAGGTGGGACCCTGCGCGGGGTCGCGACACCGCTCCACGTCGGCCGCACGACGATGGTCTGGCAGACGCGCATCACGACCGAGGACAAGCTCGTCGCGCTCGTGACCCAGACCCAGATGGTGCTCCTGCCGAAGGCGTCCTGA
- a CDS encoding NAD(+)/NADH kinase, producing the protein MSCVGILANPMSGKDVRRLAARASTTTPEIKRDQVARAAIGAVAGGADRLLVIDEPFRISTSAVETLGLSATIEKLDIGAELRATDTVRAVEEMRSRDCRALIVLGGDGTNRIVAKAWPDAPLLPLSTGTNNVFPVNLEATSAGLAAGLVASGKAPLDVATRRVKQVHVAFEDEPADLALIDAAHVVDDAVGNYMPFEPQKLRRVVLSRAEPTSVGMSPIGGLLEPCSEADDYGVEVVCGGPEDPGRDLLVPLSPGLFRAVRVVSARKLPLGETVSVVGPGLLAFDGDRERNLADGQEVRLSVRRDGPLRIDAERTLRHAVASGAFDKVPHWHDIFDEMRGVDCC; encoded by the coding sequence GTGAGCTGTGTCGGCATCCTCGCGAATCCGATGTCCGGGAAGGACGTGCGTCGCCTGGCGGCGCGCGCGAGTACCACGACGCCCGAGATCAAGCGGGATCAGGTAGCGCGGGCGGCGATCGGGGCGGTGGCCGGCGGAGCGGACCGACTGCTGGTGATCGACGAGCCCTTCCGTATCTCGACCTCGGCCGTCGAGACGCTCGGCCTCTCGGCCACCATCGAGAAGCTCGACATCGGGGCCGAGCTGCGCGCGACGGATACGGTTCGGGCGGTCGAGGAGATGCGAAGCCGGGACTGCCGGGCGCTGATCGTGCTCGGCGGCGACGGCACCAACCGGATCGTCGCGAAGGCCTGGCCCGACGCCCCCCTCCTGCCGCTCTCGACCGGCACGAACAACGTGTTCCCCGTGAACCTGGAGGCCACCAGTGCGGGCCTCGCGGCGGGGCTGGTCGCGTCGGGGAAGGCTCCCCTCGACGTGGCGACCCGGCGGGTGAAACAGGTCCACGTCGCGTTCGAGGACGAGCCGGCCGATCTCGCACTGATCGACGCGGCGCACGTCGTCGATGATGCGGTCGGCAACTACATGCCCTTCGAGCCGCAGAAGCTGCGCCGCGTCGTGTTGTCGCGGGCCGAGCCCACCTCGGTCGGGATGTCGCCGATCGGCGGCCTGCTCGAGCCCTGCAGCGAAGCCGACGACTATGGCGTCGAAGTCGTCTGCGGGGGGCCCGAGGATCCGGGACGCGACCTGCTCGTGCCGCTCTCGCCCGGGTTGTTTCGCGCCGTGCGGGTCGTGTCGGCGCGCAAGCTCCCGCTCGGGGAGACCGTGTCGGTGGTAGGACCCGGACTGCTGGCCTTCGACGGCGACCGCGAGCGCAACCTGGCCGACGGGCAGGAGGTGCGACTCTCGGTGCGCCGAGACGGTCCGTTGCGCATCGATGCCGAGCGCACCCTCCGCCACGCCGTCGCGAGCGGCGCCTTCGACAAGGTGCCCCACTGGCACGACATCTTCGACGAGATGCGTGGGGTCGACTGCTGTTAG
- the asd gene encoding archaetidylserine decarboxylase (Phosphatidylserine decarboxylase is synthesized as a single chain precursor. Generation of the pyruvoyl active site from a Ser is coupled to cleavage of a Gly-Ser bond between the larger (beta) and smaller (alpha chains). It is an integral membrane protein.) has translation MISFPGLAMAFLRALPVHALSRLAGRGVSLPLPSALRAPACRAFAGIFGANLDEVERPLAEYASIQDFFVRRLAAGARPVDPAPDAWVAPCDGAWGESGTIERGQLLQVKGRPYALSDLLGDAEAARAFEGGAFATLYLAPRDYHRFHTPCAAHVLRAVHLPGSLWPVNRIGLEGVDGLFAENERIVAFFAREGAEAEFAIAAVGATMVGKVHVTFDDLTTNLGSGPPRWRHYDEAPAFEKGEEWGRFEFGSTLVIAARPGALVLDAQPVGAPLRLGARIGTLG, from the coding sequence GTGATTTCGTTCCCCGGGCTGGCGATGGCCTTCCTGCGCGCGCTCCCCGTGCACGCCCTCTCGCGCCTCGCGGGTCGCGGGGTGTCCCTGCCCCTTCCCTCCGCCCTGCGCGCGCCGGCATGTCGGGCCTTCGCGGGGATCTTCGGCGCGAACCTCGACGAGGTCGAACGCCCGCTCGCCGAGTACGCCTCGATCCAGGACTTCTTCGTGCGGCGCCTCGCAGCCGGCGCCCGTCCCGTCGACCCGGCGCCGGACGCCTGGGTCGCTCCCTGTGACGGCGCCTGGGGCGAAAGCGGAACCATCGAACGCGGCCAGCTGCTCCAGGTGAAGGGTCGCCCCTATGCCCTGAGCGATCTGCTCGGCGACGCCGAAGCGGCCCGCGCCTTCGAGGGCGGCGCGTTCGCGACGCTCTACCTCGCGCCGCGCGACTACCACCGCTTTCACACGCCCTGCGCCGCGCACGTGCTGCGCGCCGTCCACCTGCCCGGGTCGCTCTGGCCCGTCAACCGGATCGGGCTCGAGGGGGTCGACGGCTTGTTCGCGGAGAACGAGCGGATCGTCGCCTTCTTCGCGCGCGAGGGGGCCGAAGCCGAGTTCGCGATCGCCGCGGTCGGCGCGACGATGGTGGGAAAGGTTCACGTCACCTTCGACGACCTCACGACGAACCTGGGGTCAGGCCCTCCCCGCTGGCGCCACTACGACGAGGCGCCCGCGTTCGAGAAGGGCGAAGAATGGGGACGCTTCGAGTTCGGCTCGACGCTGGTGATCGCGGCGCGCCCGGGCGCCCTCGTCCTGGACGCCCAGCCCGTCGGCGCCCCGCTGCGTCTCGGCGCCCGGATCGGAACGCTCGGCTAG
- the pepN gene encoding aminopeptidase N — MSGEKPQTVYRLDYRPPDYRIEHVALDFDLHEDEAVVSAKLQVVRAPVELGDVPPLVLHGEELETLSVAIDGRALAASEFSERDDRLEIQAPPERFELETRVRIHPEKNTALSGLYRSAGMFCTQCEAHGFRRITWFLDRPDVMATYAVRIAADRERYPVLLSNGNRGAVETLDDGRHAVHWEDPFPKPSYLFALVAGNLRCHEGSFTTRSDRAVRLEIWVEPQNIDRCEHAMRSLQKAMRWDEETFGLEYDLDLYMIVAVNDFNMGAMENKGLNVFNAKYVLAKPETATDDEYEAIEAVIGHEYFHNWTGNRVTCRDWFQLTLKEGLTVFRDQQFTADSTSAAVKRIRDVVTLRTHQFAEDTGPMAHPIRPESYISMDNFYTATVYEKGAEVVRLYHTLFADDGFRRGMDLYFERHDGDAVTCDDFRAAMADANGMDLARFERWYAQPGTPRLLANGDFDATAGEYRLTLRQQAPALDAESGAEPLPIPVRMGLLDADGRDLPLRLAGAADASAPTTRVLTLEDESETFTFTGLSAEPVPSLLRGFSAPVKLAMERSRDALAFLLAHDSDAFARWDAAQTLAEGILLEMASAEGAGRALEVPDDYVAAMGAVLSVPELDGSLRSLMLALPNVRTLGQSMQPVDYAALHVVRERVIAAIARAHATALAACVDAAPIDVPYQIEPADIDARRLRNTALRYLAATGELRWVERAQAQFQQANNMTDGQAALQILVDCPGDARDAALEAFHTRWQSDPLVLDKWFSVQAMSTRDDTFDRVVALSEHPDFTLANPNRARSLVGAFVTANPVRFHAADGRPYVFLADVVLDLDGRNPQLAARLVSAFNDWRRFPVGPQDGMRAQLERIARHAGLSKDVFEIASRALG, encoded by the coding sequence GTGTCGGGAGAGAAACCGCAGACCGTCTACCGGCTGGACTACCGGCCGCCGGATTACCGCATCGAACACGTCGCGCTCGACTTCGATCTGCACGAAGACGAGGCGGTGGTGTCCGCGAAGCTCCAGGTGGTGCGGGCTCCGGTCGAGCTGGGGGACGTGCCGCCGCTGGTGCTCCACGGCGAAGAGCTCGAGACCCTGAGCGTGGCCATCGACGGCCGAGCCCTGGCTGCTTCCGAGTTCTCCGAGCGGGACGATCGACTGGAGATCCAGGCTCCTCCCGAGCGTTTCGAACTCGAAACCCGGGTGCGGATCCACCCCGAGAAGAACACGGCGCTCTCGGGCCTGTACCGAAGCGCTGGCATGTTCTGCACGCAGTGCGAGGCCCACGGCTTCCGCCGCATCACCTGGTTCCTGGACCGGCCCGACGTGATGGCGACCTACGCCGTCCGGATCGCCGCCGATCGCGAGCGCTACCCGGTGCTGCTCTCGAACGGCAACCGCGGTGCGGTCGAGACCCTGGACGACGGGCGCCACGCGGTCCACTGGGAAGACCCGTTCCCGAAGCCCTCCTACCTGTTTGCGCTCGTGGCGGGGAACCTGCGCTGCCACGAGGGGAGCTTCACCACCCGCTCGGATCGCGCGGTGCGCCTCGAGATCTGGGTCGAGCCCCAGAACATCGACCGCTGTGAGCACGCGATGCGCTCGCTCCAGAAGGCGATGCGCTGGGACGAGGAGACCTTCGGTCTCGAGTACGACCTCGACCTCTACATGATCGTCGCCGTCAACGACTTCAACATGGGCGCCATGGAGAACAAGGGGCTCAACGTCTTCAACGCGAAGTACGTGCTCGCGAAGCCCGAGACCGCCACCGACGACGAGTACGAGGCGATCGAAGCGGTGATCGGCCACGAGTACTTCCACAACTGGACCGGCAACCGCGTCACCTGTCGCGACTGGTTCCAACTGACGTTGAAGGAGGGGCTCACGGTCTTCCGCGATCAGCAGTTCACGGCCGACTCCACGTCGGCTGCGGTGAAGCGCATTCGCGACGTCGTGACCCTGCGGACCCATCAGTTCGCCGAAGACACGGGCCCGATGGCCCACCCGATTCGTCCCGAGAGCTACATCTCGATGGACAACTTCTACACGGCGACGGTGTACGAAAAGGGCGCAGAGGTCGTGCGCCTGTACCACACGCTCTTCGCCGACGACGGGTTCCGGCGGGGCATGGACCTCTACTTCGAGCGTCACGACGGAGATGCGGTCACCTGCGACGACTTTCGCGCCGCGATGGCCGACGCGAACGGCATGGACCTCGCCCGCTTCGAGCGCTGGTACGCCCAGCCGGGCACGCCGCGCCTGCTCGCGAACGGCGACTTCGACGCGACGGCGGGCGAGTACCGCTTGACCCTGCGCCAGCAGGCGCCCGCGCTCGATGCGGAATCCGGCGCCGAGCCCCTGCCGATCCCGGTGCGCATGGGTCTGCTCGACGCCGACGGACGCGATCTGCCCCTGCGCCTGGCCGGCGCTGCGGATGCGTCGGCTCCCACGACGCGGGTGCTCACCCTCGAGGACGAAAGCGAGACCTTCACGTTCACCGGGCTCTCCGCCGAGCCCGTGCCGTCCCTGCTGCGGGGTTTCTCGGCGCCGGTGAAGCTCGCGATGGAGCGCAGTCGCGATGCGCTCGCCTTCTTGCTCGCGCACGACAGCGATGCCTTCGCGCGCTGGGACGCAGCGCAGACCCTGGCCGAGGGAATCCTGTTGGAGATGGCGTCCGCGGAAGGGGCGGGTCGCGCCCTCGAGGTGCCCGACGACTACGTGGCGGCGATGGGTGCGGTGCTGTCCGTACCGGAGCTCGATGGCTCGCTGCGCTCCCTGATGTTGGCCCTGCCCAACGTCCGGACCCTGGGCCAATCGATGCAGCCCGTCGACTACGCAGCGCTCCACGTCGTCCGCGAGCGGGTGATCGCGGCGATCGCCCGCGCTCACGCGACCGCGCTGGCGGCCTGTGTCGACGCGGCACCGATCGACGTGCCGTACCAGATCGAGCCCGCGGACATCGATGCGCGACGCCTCCGCAATACGGCGCTCCGCTACCTGGCGGCGACGGGAGAGCTTCGCTGGGTGGAGCGGGCCCAGGCTCAGTTCCAGCAGGCGAACAACATGACCGACGGCCAGGCGGCGCTGCAGATCCTGGTCGACTGTCCCGGCGACGCGCGGGACGCCGCTCTGGAGGCCTTCCACACCCGCTGGCAGAGCGACCCGCTCGTGCTGGACAAGTGGTTCAGCGTGCAGGCGATGTCGACCCGGGACGACACCTTCGATCGGGTCGTCGCGCTTTCCGAGCACCCGGACTTCACGCTGGCCAACCCGAACCGGGCACGTTCGCTGGTGGGTGCCTTCGTGACGGCGAACCCGGTGCGCTTCCACGCGGCGGACGGCCGCCCCTACGTGTTTCTCGCGGACGTGGTCCTGGACCTCGACGGGCGCAATCCCCAGCTGGCTGCGCGTCTGGTGTCGGCGTTCAACGACTGGCGGCGCTTCCCGGTGGGCCCCCAGGACGGCATGCGGGCCCAGCTCGAGCGCATCGCGCGCCACGCGGGCCTTTCGAAGGACGTATTCGAGATCGCGTCGCGCGCGTTGGGCTGA
- the map gene encoding type I methionyl aminopeptidase: MLQTERAHGIQLKNQAHLEAMRVAGRISAECLAWVISEVAPGQSTQEIDDLVCQFAERHGVTPAPKGYRGFPRSVCTSINEVICHGIPAPETRLREGDIIGIDVALIVEGFHGDNAATVGVGDIDEPARTLLSATLEAQRRSIAIVAPGTRLGDIGHAIQSHVEAQGFSVVRDFVGHGVGRRFHEEPQVLHYGTPGRGMRLRPGLTFTIEPMINAGAPGIEIQDDGWTALTADRSLSAQYEHTLEVTEDGVRVLTVQNETGAWEPPGRWTPPGYEIPA, from the coding sequence ATGCTCCAGACCGAACGCGCCCACGGCATCCAGCTGAAGAACCAGGCGCATCTCGAGGCGATGCGTGTGGCGGGACGGATCTCCGCCGAGTGCCTGGCCTGGGTGATCTCCGAGGTGGCGCCAGGTCAGTCGACCCAGGAGATCGACGATCTGGTCTGCCAGTTCGCGGAACGCCACGGGGTCACGCCGGCACCGAAGGGCTACCGCGGATTCCCCCGCTCGGTCTGCACCTCGATCAACGAGGTCATCTGCCACGGCATCCCCGCCCCGGAGACCCGGCTGCGGGAAGGCGACATCATCGGCATCGACGTCGCCCTGATCGTCGAGGGCTTCCACGGCGACAACGCCGCCACGGTCGGCGTCGGCGACATCGACGAGCCTGCGCGTACCCTCTTGAGCGCGACCCTCGAAGCGCAGCGCCGCTCGATCGCCATCGTGGCCCCCGGCACGCGCCTCGGCGACATCGGCCACGCCATCCAGAGCCACGTCGAAGCCCAGGGCTTCTCGGTGGTGCGCGACTTCGTCGGGCACGGCGTGGGGCGCCGCTTCCACGAGGAGCCCCAGGTGCTCCACTACGGCACGCCGGGGCGCGGCATGCGGCTGCGTCCCGGACTCACCTTCACGATCGAGCCGATGATCAACGCGGGAGCGCCGGGCATCGAGATCCAGGACGACGGCTGGACCGCCCTCACCGCCGACCGCAGTCTCTCGGCCCAGTACGAGCACACCCTCGAGGTCACCGAGGACGGGGTCCGCGTGCTCACGGTCCAGAACGAGACTGGCGCCTGGGAGCCCCCGGGTCGCTGGACGCCGCCCGGCTACGAAATCCCCGCCTGA
- a CDS encoding aspartate aminotransferase family protein has translation MATRIRDLLVQRSQERFALHERHLNTQMVRVLRTIGFDRHYVRGEGPFLFDDDGHRYLDLLSGFGVFALGRNHPTITQALRDVLDAGLPGLVQMDVSALAGILAERLVATAPGDLDKVFFANSGAETVEAAIKFARMHTGRPGLAYCEHGFHGLTLGALSVNGEGAFREGFGPLLPHSERVPWNDLAALERVLASRQIAAFIVEPIQGHGVNLPDDDYLPEAARLCRKHGTLFVADEIQTGLGRTGRFWAVEHWGVEPDLLLSAKALSGGFAPVGAVLLRRDVFDSVFSNMLRAPVHGSTFSKNDLAMAAGIATLEVIQEHDLCAHAERTGRALLADLAPLVSRYDFVHDVRGLGLMTAIEFAPPERLKLRAAYRLVDTAQKGLFSQLVTVPLFQKHRILSQTAGHDLPIVKFLPPLVIGDAERRWIRDAVDAVVAETQRPGGAIWDLGKHLASAALRTKRRSAPQAGIS, from the coding sequence GTGGCGACGCGGATCCGGGACCTGCTCGTTCAGCGCTCCCAGGAGCGCTTCGCGCTCCACGAGCGTCATCTCAACACGCAGATGGTGCGGGTGCTGCGGACGATCGGGTTCGACCGCCACTACGTGCGCGGTGAGGGGCCCTTCCTCTTCGACGACGATGGCCACCGCTACCTCGATCTCCTCTCGGGGTTCGGCGTCTTTGCCCTCGGCCGCAATCACCCGACGATCACGCAGGCTCTGCGCGACGTGCTCGATGCCGGACTTCCCGGTCTCGTCCAGATGGATGTGTCGGCGCTCGCCGGCATCCTCGCCGAGCGGCTGGTGGCGACCGCCCCCGGCGATCTGGACAAGGTCTTCTTCGCCAACTCCGGGGCCGAGACGGTCGAGGCCGCCATCAAGTTCGCCCGGATGCACACCGGTCGGCCTGGCCTCGCCTACTGCGAGCACGGCTTTCATGGCCTGACGCTGGGCGCGTTGTCGGTCAACGGAGAGGGGGCGTTCCGCGAGGGCTTCGGTCCGCTGCTGCCGCACAGCGAGCGGGTCCCCTGGAACGATCTGGCCGCGCTCGAGCGGGTGCTCGCATCGCGGCAGATCGCGGCCTTCATCGTCGAGCCGATCCAGGGACACGGGGTGAACCTCCCGGACGACGACTATCTGCCCGAGGCGGCGCGGCTGTGTCGGAAGCATGGGACGCTCTTCGTCGCCGACGAGATCCAGACCGGTCTCGGGCGCACCGGCCGCTTCTGGGCGGTCGAGCACTGGGGTGTCGAGCCGGATCTCTTGCTCTCGGCGAAGGCGCTCTCGGGGGGCTTCGCGCCCGTCGGCGCGGTGCTGCTGCGCCGGGACGTCTTCGATTCCGTGTTCTCGAACATGCTGCGCGCGCCGGTGCACGGCTCGACCTTTTCGAAGAACGACCTGGCGATGGCGGCAGGGATCGCGACCCTCGAGGTGATTCAGGAGCACGATCTCTGCGCCCATGCCGAGCGAACCGGCCGCGCCTTGCTCGCCGATCTCGCGCCGCTCGTGTCGCGCTACGACTTCGTCCACGACGTGCGTGGCCTGGGACTGATGACCGCGATCGAGTTCGCGCCACCCGAACGCTTGAAGCTGCGCGCCGCCTACCGCCTGGTCGACACCGCGCAGAAGGGTCTCTTCAGTCAGCTCGTGACCGTGCCGCTCTTCCAGAAGCACCGGATCCTCAGCCAGACCGCCGGACACGATCTACCGATCGTGAAGTTCCTGCCGCCCCTGGTGATCGGCGACGCCGAACGGCGTTGGATCCGCGACGCGGTGGATGCGGTGGTGGCCGAGACCCAGCGGCCGGGCGGGGCGATCTGGGATCTGGGGAAGCACCTCGCGTCGGCGGCCCTACGCACGAAGCGCCGCAGCGCCCCTCAGGCGGGGATTTCGTAG
- a CDS encoding ferritin-like domain-containing protein, which yields MLSARAIYHEIRDNDETYRLFCSVAAKGETQGGWENRRIAALIRDEALRPKVERHGLDEDKHGRLFEALLRKRGLDACTVPLEVDYTLLLEQRGIGLSHDRLRRDDPLSDEEILRYLVHSRVTEQRAREEVDQQKELFGDDPELGRAIRMIADDEVNHLSFTHEELQRFCDRGYEPRIRQMLREYTRAEIETYRDVSLAVMGHMARTLAWPVWKARLLAFGIRAIYWVERCITWRRFVTIESPERPGALDPRPEPAVSGSA from the coding sequence TTGCTTTCGGCTCGGGCGATCTATCACGAGATTCGGGACAACGACGAGACCTATCGCCTGTTCTGCAGCGTGGCTGCGAAGGGCGAGACCCAGGGTGGCTGGGAGAATCGACGGATCGCCGCGTTGATTCGCGACGAGGCGCTGCGTCCGAAGGTGGAGCGCCACGGCCTCGACGAGGACAAACACGGTCGGCTGTTCGAGGCGCTGTTGCGCAAGCGCGGGCTCGACGCGTGCACCGTTCCCCTCGAAGTCGACTACACCCTGCTCCTCGAGCAGCGGGGCATCGGCCTCTCTCACGATCGCCTTCGCCGTGACGATCCGCTCTCCGATGAGGAGATCCTGCGATACCTGGTCCATTCGCGGGTAACCGAACAGCGCGCCCGCGAAGAGGTCGATCAGCAGAAAGAGCTCTTCGGCGACGACCCGGAGCTGGGTCGGGCGATCCGCATGATCGCCGACGACGAGGTGAACCATCTCTCGTTCACCCACGAAGAACTCCAGCGCTTCTGCGATCGCGGCTACGAGCCGCGGATTCGCCAGATGCTGCGCGAGTACACCCGCGCCGAGATCGAAACGTATCGCGACGTGTCCCTCGCCGTGATGGGTCACATGGCGCGCACACTCGCCTGGCCCGTCTGGAAGGCCCGACTCCTGGCCTTCGGCATTCGCGCGATCTACTGGGTGGAGCGCTGCATCACCTGGCGCCGCTTCGTCACGATCGAGTCCCCCGAGCGTCCCGGCGCCCTCGATCCGCGCCCGGAGCCCGCGGTGTCCGGGTCCGCGTAG
- a CDS encoding putative quinol monooxygenase — MLVVAGVVRLNPEKREEAMVAAREMMTATRAEAGCISYTFSADLDDPGAFRIFEEWKDQAALDAHFEAPHMATFAAKVGGFGVEEMTVQKYEVASVGPVR, encoded by the coding sequence ATGTTGGTGGTGGCAGGCGTGGTCCGACTCAACCCCGAAAAGCGCGAAGAGGCGATGGTGGCCGCGCGCGAGATGATGACGGCGACCCGCGCGGAAGCCGGTTGCATCTCCTACACCTTCTCCGCCGACCTCGACGATCCGGGCGCCTTCCGGATCTTCGAAGAATGGAAGGACCAGGCTGCGCTCGACGCCCACTTCGAAGCCCCCCACATGGCGACCTTCGCGGCGAAGGTCGGCGGCTTCGGCGTCGAGGAAATGACCGTCCAGAAGTACGAGGTCGCCTCGGTCGGTCCGGTCCGCTAG
- a CDS encoding carbamoyltransferase C-terminal domain-containing protein has protein sequence MVVLGLNASFGHDPSAALLVDGEVVAAVEQERLSRQKHASGEGCGDAARAVLAQAGLGPQDVDAVAFPWSLEAVEAHRWGFVRRSLLRRPSKALALPFRWRDRGARPLARLEASLRDAGFDPDRTRIEHVPHQLAHAASTVLFSGFDECAVLTIDGGGELTTCSFGSATGGEIDLFHQIERPDSLGLFYSAITDYLGFDVNDGEYKLMGMAAYGDPAQADLSDFLRCQRGDLRLDLRAIWPTKKYRYEGRRFGTALVDRFGPPREGDAAGAPYIHVAAAAQALFERSALDLVEHHLGFILERTRSLCFAGGCALNVKLNRLLRDHPLVDRLFVPPAADDAGTALGAAAVVAQREGETIAPLSTAQLGPSFSNAEVEAVLARRGVAGQRVDDAPAKAAELLAQGEVVAWFQGRMEWGARALGARSILGHPGKLGTADQINARIKFREQWRPFCPSVLAERAPDYLGSVHPSPFMAQAFELPKAWAERTPEVVHVDGTARPQTVHAETLPRYHRLIQEFEQRTGLPCVINTSLNRRGEPIVCTPDEALDMFFGSDLLHLFLEDWYVEKPGG, from the coding sequence GTGGTCGTCCTGGGCCTCAACGCCAGCTTCGGGCACGACCCCTCGGCAGCCCTGCTCGTCGATGGAGAGGTCGTCGCGGCCGTCGAGCAAGAGCGGCTCTCCCGGCAGAAGCACGCTTCGGGAGAGGGGTGCGGCGACGCGGCACGGGCGGTCCTGGCCCAGGCCGGACTCGGGCCCCAAGACGTCGATGCGGTGGCCTTTCCCTGGTCGCTCGAGGCCGTCGAGGCGCATCGCTGGGGCTTCGTGCGCCGCTCCCTCCTGCGTCGGCCGAGCAAGGCGCTGGCCCTGCCGTTCCGCTGGCGAGATCGCGGGGCGCGTCCGCTGGCGCGGCTCGAAGCGAGCCTCCGGGACGCCGGCTTCGACCCGGACCGCACGCGCATCGAACACGTGCCCCACCAGCTGGCCCACGCGGCCTCGACCGTCCTCTTCTCGGGCTTCGACGAGTGCGCCGTCCTCACCATCGATGGCGGTGGCGAGCTGACCACCTGTTCCTTCGGATCGGCGACGGGCGGCGAGATCGATCTCTTCCACCAGATCGAGCGCCCGGACTCGCTCGGTCTCTTCTACTCGGCGATCACCGACTACCTCGGCTTCGACGTGAACGACGGCGAATACAAGCTGATGGGCATGGCGGCCTACGGCGACCCGGCGCAGGCCGATCTCTCCGACTTCCTGCGCTGTCAGCGTGGGGATCTCCGCCTCGATCTGCGCGCGATCTGGCCGACGAAGAAATACCGCTACGAAGGGCGACGTTTCGGCACCGCGTTGGTGGACCGCTTCGGACCGCCGCGGGAAGGCGATGCGGCCGGCGCGCCCTACATCCACGTGGCCGCCGCGGCTCAGGCCCTCTTCGAGCGGAGCGCCCTCGATCTCGTGGAGCATCACCTCGGCTTCATCCTGGAGCGCACGCGGAGCCTGTGTTTCGCCGGTGGTTGCGCGCTGAACGTGAAGCTCAACCGACTCCTCCGGGACCATCCGCTGGTCGACCGACTCTTCGTGCCGCCGGCGGCCGACGATGCGGGAACAGCGCTGGGCGCGGCGGCCGTGGTGGCGCAGCGGGAGGGCGAGACGATCGCGCCGCTCTCGACGGCGCAACTGGGGCCCTCGTTCAGCAACGCGGAGGTCGAGGCGGTCCTCGCACGGCGCGGGGTGGCCGGGCAACGCGTGGATGACGCGCCCGCGAAGGCGGCCGAGCTTCTGGCGCAGGGCGAGGTCGTAGCCTGGTTCCAGGGCCGGATGGAATGGGGAGCGCGTGCGCTCGGGGCGCGCAGCATCCTCGGTCATCCGGGGAAGCTCGGTACGGCCGATCAGATCAACGCGCGCATCAAGTTCCGGGAGCAGTGGCGGCCGTTCTGTCCGTCCGTGCTCGCCGAGCGCGCGCCCGACTATCTCGGCAGTGTTCACCCCTCGCCGTTCATGGCCCAGGCGTTCGAGCTGCCGAAGGCCTGGGCCGAGCGCACGCCGGAGGTCGTCCACGTCGACGGGACGGCGCGTCCCCAGACGGTCCACGCCGAGACGCTGCCGCGGTACCACCGGCTGATCCAGGAGTTCGAGCAACGCACCGGGTTGCCCTGCGTGATCAACACGTCGCTCAACCGTCGCGGCGAGCCGATCGTGTGCACGCCCGACGAGGCACTGGACATGTTCTTCGGCAGCGACCTGCTGCACCTGTTCCTCGAGGACTGGTACGTCGAGAAACCCGGGGGCTGA